The following coding sequences are from one Cygnus olor isolate bCygOlo1 chromosome 2, bCygOlo1.pri.v2, whole genome shotgun sequence window:
- the LRRFIP2 gene encoding leucine-rich repeat flightless-interacting protein 2 isoform X17, producing the protein MPHCCTGSSAPACCWNQRIKMGTPGSGRKRTPVKDRFSAEDEALSSIAREAEARLAAKRAARAEARDIRMRELERQQKESSSLYSDPVATTRNYRASLCGDGLHSSYSSRTLEEKSEKSHSEIFSRPSSRNSIPLSGNSSRRGSGDTSSLLDPDASLSELRDIYDLKDQIHDVEGRYMQGLKELKDSLAEVEEKYKKAMVSNAQLDNEKNNLVYQVDTLKDVIEEKEEQIAEFCRENEEKSKELERQKHTCSVLQHKLDELKEGLRQRDELIEENQRMQQNIDCITKEVFDLQETINWKDKKIGALERQKDYFDCIKNERDELREELADLKEAMKRGEKHGLVIIPDGTPNGDVNHESAVGAITVVSQEAAQVLESAGEGPLDVRLRKLAGEKEELLSQVRKLKMQLEEERQKYSKSDGMNPDIIGLENGSDLQLIEMQRDANRQISEYKFKLSKAEQDITTLEQNIGRLEGQVARYKNAAENAEKVEDELKAEKRKLQRELRTALDKIEEMEMTNSHLMKRLEKMKANRTALLSQQ; encoded by the exons GCAGAAGCCAGGCTTGCAGCAAAACGGGCAGCTCGAGCAGAAGCAAGAGATATACGTATGAGAGAGCTGGAGCGACAGCAAAAAGAG TCATCTTCCCTGTACAGTGATCCAGTGGCAACAACTAGGAATTACAGG GCATCTTTGTGTGGTGATGGATTGCATAGCTCATATAGTTCTCGCACT ctggaagaaaagagtgaaaaatcaCATTCAGAAATTTTTTCAAGG CCATCATCTCGCAATTCAATTCCTCTGAGTGGCAACTCCTCTAGGAGAGGAAGTGGAGATACAAGCAGTTTGCTGGATCCTGATGCCTCCCTCAGCGAATTACGG GATATCTATGATCTTAAGGACCAGATACACGATGTAGAAGGGAGATACATGCAGGGACTTAAAGAACTAAAG GATTCACTAGCTgaagttgaagaaaaatacaagaaagctATGGTTTCCAATGCTCAACTAGAcaatgagaaaaacaatttgGTTTACCAAGTGGATACTCTAAAGGATGTCAttgaggagaaagaagaacagATAGCTGAGTTCTGtagggaaaatgaagagaagtcaaag GAAttggaaagacagaaacacaCATGCAGTGTTTTACAGCATAAGCTGGATGAACTTAAAGAGGGCCTTCGACAGAGAGATGAATTGATAGAG GAGAATCAACGCATGCAGCAGAATATAGACTGCATAACCAAAGAGGTGTTTGATCTCCAGGAGACAATTAAttggaaagataaaaaaatagGG GCcctagaaagacagaaagattaCTTTGACTGCATTAAGAATGAGCGAGATGAGCTCAGAGAGGAGTTGGCTGACCTGAAGGAAGCAATGAAGAGAGGAGAG aaacacGGATTAGTTATAATTCCAGATGGCACACCGAATGGTGATGTAAACCATGAATCAGCGGTTGGTGCAATAACAGTTGTATCACAGGAAGCTGCTCAAGTCTTGGAATCTGCAGGAGAAGGACCATTAG ATGTCCGGCTACGAAAACTggctggagaaaaggaagaactaTTGTCCCAG gTTAGAAAGCTGAAGATGCAATTGGAAGAAGAACGACAGAAATATTCTAAAAGTGATGGCATGAATCCGGATATAATAGGCTTAGAGAATGGTTCTGACTTGCAACTAATTGAAATGCAGA gagaTGCAAACAGACAAATTAGTGAATACAAATTTAAACTTTCAAAAGCTGAACAAGATATAACTACCTTGGAACAAAAC ATTGGACGACTTGAGGGACAGGTTGCAAGAtacaaaaatgcagcagaaaatgcagaaaaagtgGAAGATGAACTCAAAGCTGAAAAGAGGAAGCTTCAGCGAGAG ttAAGAACAGCACTGGATAAGATAGAAGAGATGGAGATGACCAATAGCCACTTAATGAAAAGGCTGGAGAAGATGAAGGCAAATAGGACTGCGCTTTTATCTCAGCAGTGA
- the LRRFIP2 gene encoding leucine-rich repeat flightless-interacting protein 2 isoform X12 codes for MPHCCTGSSAPACCWNQRIKMGTPGSGRKRTPVKDRFSAEDEALSSIAREAEARLAAKRAARAEARDIRMRELERQQKEFSQHSYDRKWAHIQKWMEDSERARYSHRSSRHSYLSPLDISGSHRSRTSTSRRRDLVYDSVKDRPTRYSVPSGLYHDQRNYSSLRYSKPIPSYHTRSSSLYSDPVATTRNYRASLCGDGLHSSYSSRTPSEYSWYSSRASSIRSSPVSSDFSDQSETAADYFSRSNRRGSIVSDADDVQVLNSLEEKSEKSHSEIFSRPSSRNSIPLSGNSSRRGSGDTSSLLDPDASLSELRDSLAEVEEKYKKAMVSNAQLDNEKNNLVYQVDTLKDVIEEKEEQIAEFCRENEEKSKELERQKHTCSVLQHKLDELKEGLRQRDELIEKHGLVIIPDGTPNGDVNHESAVGAITVVSQEAAQVLESAGEGPLDVRLRKLAGEKEELLSQVRKLKMQLEEERQKYSKSDGMNPDIIGLENGSDLQLIEMQRDANRQISEYKFKLSKAEQDITTLEQNIGRLEGQVARYKNAAENAEKVEDELKAEKRKLQRELRTALDKIEEMEMTNSHLMKRLEKMKANRTALLSQQ; via the exons GCAGAAGCCAGGCTTGCAGCAAAACGGGCAGCTCGAGCAGAAGCAAGAGATATACGTATGAGAGAGCTGGAGCGACAGCAAAAAGAG TTTTCTCAGCATTCATATGATAGAAAATGGGCTCATATCCAGAAATGGATG gaaGATTCAGAGAGGGCCAGGTATTCTCACCGGTCCAGTCGACATTCATATTTG AGTCCTTTGGATATCAGTGGGTCTCACAGGAGCAGAACAAGTACCTCCAGAAGGAGAGATCTTGTG tATGACAGTGTTAAGGATAGACCTACAAGATACTCGGTCCCT agTGGACTTTACCATGATCAAAGAAATTACAGCAGCCTTAGATATAGTAAACCAATTCCTTCGTATCATACTCGG TCATCTTCCCTGTACAGTGATCCAGTGGCAACAACTAGGAATTACAGG GCATCTTTGTGTGGTGATGGATTGCATAGCTCATATAGTTCTCGCACT CCATCTGAATACAGTTGGTATTCTTCAAGAGCAAGCTCAATTCGAAGTAGTCCTGTG TCCTCTGATTTTTCTGATCAAAGTGAAACTGCTGCTGATTATTTTAGTCGTTCCAACCGCAGGGGAAGCATTGTTTCTGATGCAGATGATGTCCAAGTTTTGAATAGT ctggaagaaaagagtgaaaaatcaCATTCAGAAATTTTTTCAAGG CCATCATCTCGCAATTCAATTCCTCTGAGTGGCAACTCCTCTAGGAGAGGAAGTGGAGATACAAGCAGTTTGCTGGATCCTGATGCCTCCCTCAGCGAATTACGG GATTCACTAGCTgaagttgaagaaaaatacaagaaagctATGGTTTCCAATGCTCAACTAGAcaatgagaaaaacaatttgGTTTACCAAGTGGATACTCTAAAGGATGTCAttgaggagaaagaagaacagATAGCTGAGTTCTGtagggaaaatgaagagaagtcaaag GAAttggaaagacagaaacacaCATGCAGTGTTTTACAGCATAAGCTGGATGAACTTAAAGAGGGCCTTCGACAGAGAGATGAATTGATAGAG aaacacGGATTAGTTATAATTCCAGATGGCACACCGAATGGTGATGTAAACCATGAATCAGCGGTTGGTGCAATAACAGTTGTATCACAGGAAGCTGCTCAAGTCTTGGAATCTGCAGGAGAAGGACCATTAG ATGTCCGGCTACGAAAACTggctggagaaaaggaagaactaTTGTCCCAG gTTAGAAAGCTGAAGATGCAATTGGAAGAAGAACGACAGAAATATTCTAAAAGTGATGGCATGAATCCGGATATAATAGGCTTAGAGAATGGTTCTGACTTGCAACTAATTGAAATGCAGA gagaTGCAAACAGACAAATTAGTGAATACAAATTTAAACTTTCAAAAGCTGAACAAGATATAACTACCTTGGAACAAAAC ATTGGACGACTTGAGGGACAGGTTGCAAGAtacaaaaatgcagcagaaaatgcagaaaaagtgGAAGATGAACTCAAAGCTGAAAAGAGGAAGCTTCAGCGAGAG ttAAGAACAGCACTGGATAAGATAGAAGAGATGGAGATGACCAATAGCCACTTAATGAAAAGGCTGGAGAAGATGAAGGCAAATAGGACTGCGCTTTTATCTCAGCAGTGA
- the LRRFIP2 gene encoding leucine-rich repeat flightless-interacting protein 2 isoform X13, whose translation MPHCCTGSSAPACCWNQRIKMGTPGSGRKRTPVKDRFSAEDEALSSIAREAEARLAAKRAARAEARDIRMRELERQQKESSSLYSDPVATTRNYRASLCGDGLHSSYSSRTPSEYSWYSSRASSIRSSPVSSDFSDQSETAADYFSRSNRRGSIVSDADDVQVLNSLEEKSEKSHSEIFSRPSSRNSIPLSGNSSRRGSGDTSSLLDPDASLSELRDIYDLKDQIHDVEGRYMQGLKELKDSLAEVEEKYKKAMVSNAQLDNEKNNLVYQVDTLKDVIEEKEEQIAEFCRENEEKSKELERQKHTCSVLQHKLDELKEGLRQRDELIEENQRMQQNIDCITKEVFDLQETINWKDKKIGALERQKDYFDCIKNERDELREELADLKEAMKRGEKHGLVIIPDGTPNGDVNHESAVGAITVVSQEAAQVLESAGEGPLDVRLRKLAGEKEELLSQVRKLKMQLEEERQKYSKSDGMNPDIIGLENGSDLQLIEMQRDANRQISEYKFKLSKAEQDITTLEQNIGRLEGQVARYKNAAENAEKVEDELKAEKRKLQRELRTALDKIEEMEMTNSHLMKRLEKMKANRTALLSQQ comes from the exons GCAGAAGCCAGGCTTGCAGCAAAACGGGCAGCTCGAGCAGAAGCAAGAGATATACGTATGAGAGAGCTGGAGCGACAGCAAAAAGAG TCATCTTCCCTGTACAGTGATCCAGTGGCAACAACTAGGAATTACAGG GCATCTTTGTGTGGTGATGGATTGCATAGCTCATATAGTTCTCGCACT CCATCTGAATACAGTTGGTATTCTTCAAGAGCAAGCTCAATTCGAAGTAGTCCTGTG TCCTCTGATTTTTCTGATCAAAGTGAAACTGCTGCTGATTATTTTAGTCGTTCCAACCGCAGGGGAAGCATTGTTTCTGATGCAGATGATGTCCAAGTTTTGAATAGT ctggaagaaaagagtgaaaaatcaCATTCAGAAATTTTTTCAAGG CCATCATCTCGCAATTCAATTCCTCTGAGTGGCAACTCCTCTAGGAGAGGAAGTGGAGATACAAGCAGTTTGCTGGATCCTGATGCCTCCCTCAGCGAATTACGG GATATCTATGATCTTAAGGACCAGATACACGATGTAGAAGGGAGATACATGCAGGGACTTAAAGAACTAAAG GATTCACTAGCTgaagttgaagaaaaatacaagaaagctATGGTTTCCAATGCTCAACTAGAcaatgagaaaaacaatttgGTTTACCAAGTGGATACTCTAAAGGATGTCAttgaggagaaagaagaacagATAGCTGAGTTCTGtagggaaaatgaagagaagtcaaag GAAttggaaagacagaaacacaCATGCAGTGTTTTACAGCATAAGCTGGATGAACTTAAAGAGGGCCTTCGACAGAGAGATGAATTGATAGAG GAGAATCAACGCATGCAGCAGAATATAGACTGCATAACCAAAGAGGTGTTTGATCTCCAGGAGACAATTAAttggaaagataaaaaaatagGG GCcctagaaagacagaaagattaCTTTGACTGCATTAAGAATGAGCGAGATGAGCTCAGAGAGGAGTTGGCTGACCTGAAGGAAGCAATGAAGAGAGGAGAG aaacacGGATTAGTTATAATTCCAGATGGCACACCGAATGGTGATGTAAACCATGAATCAGCGGTTGGTGCAATAACAGTTGTATCACAGGAAGCTGCTCAAGTCTTGGAATCTGCAGGAGAAGGACCATTAG ATGTCCGGCTACGAAAACTggctggagaaaaggaagaactaTTGTCCCAG gTTAGAAAGCTGAAGATGCAATTGGAAGAAGAACGACAGAAATATTCTAAAAGTGATGGCATGAATCCGGATATAATAGGCTTAGAGAATGGTTCTGACTTGCAACTAATTGAAATGCAGA gagaTGCAAACAGACAAATTAGTGAATACAAATTTAAACTTTCAAAAGCTGAACAAGATATAACTACCTTGGAACAAAAC ATTGGACGACTTGAGGGACAGGTTGCAAGAtacaaaaatgcagcagaaaatgcagaaaaagtgGAAGATGAACTCAAAGCTGAAAAGAGGAAGCTTCAGCGAGAG ttAAGAACAGCACTGGATAAGATAGAAGAGATGGAGATGACCAATAGCCACTTAATGAAAAGGCTGGAGAAGATGAAGGCAAATAGGACTGCGCTTTTATCTCAGCAGTGA